The following coding sequences are from one Fibrobacter sp. window:
- a CDS encoding carbohydrate-binding protein CenC gives MRFFLNITTVASLVLAGIFLGACSEPTNSAGIEIGNPTIQQDGLALTADFSVDYSEVEVASLRKEVSQDEPVVLDSFSLVLTEVKTYASYYSYMPGYNAVEGMLVWPLLDSTTLSVSFTKEDLVEDAFKGVNLLDGGYLKEIGVAFKPDQADDIYGRVLIDGEYVPFEYNLTNFQSMQLRYHYSQIEIDSSENKANVPVVFRVKLFTKGIDFSKAEISEDGVIYIDQKNNAELWAKLNKNFVPSFQPLRYNYVNEFGSDTAYVNDVWKGIAASVGENTLINGNFRSPFTTDWILVRQYGGRADTSIIKEKGDQRIMMVDVVAGGDSSFSVQLLQENVALIAGVQYQCIFTIWSDVEGEITARIGSYDTYKTVGFSEHVKVGKIGSGTESKAFTFTPEVTDPFARFELNLGKKERKFWIKDVKVLRLTK, from the coding sequence ATGAGATTCTTTTTGAACATAACCACGGTCGCTAGCCTTGTGCTTGCAGGAATTTTCTTGGGCGCGTGTTCCGAGCCCACGAATTCTGCTGGCATTGAAATTGGCAATCCGACTATTCAGCAGGATGGTCTTGCCTTGACTGCGGATTTTTCTGTTGATTACTCAGAAGTTGAGGTGGCGTCCTTGCGTAAGGAAGTTTCTCAGGACGAACCTGTGGTGTTGGATTCCTTCTCTTTGGTTTTGACTGAAGTGAAAACCTATGCAAGTTACTATTCCTATATGCCTGGCTACAATGCTGTGGAAGGAATGCTTGTTTGGCCGCTTCTTGATTCGACAACTCTTTCTGTATCTTTTACCAAGGAAGATTTGGTTGAAGATGCGTTCAAGGGCGTGAACCTTTTGGATGGTGGCTATTTGAAGGAAATCGGCGTTGCGTTCAAACCTGACCAGGCTGATGATATCTATGGTCGAGTGCTGATTGATGGTGAGTATGTTCCCTTTGAATATAATCTGACCAATTTCCAGAGCATGCAGCTCCGTTATCATTATTCCCAGATTGAAATTGATTCTTCGGAAAACAAGGCGAATGTTCCGGTTGTGTTCCGTGTCAAGTTGTTCACCAAGGGTATTGATTTCTCCAAGGCAGAAATTTCTGAAGATGGAGTCATCTACATTGACCAGAAAAACAACGCTGAATTGTGGGCTAAGCTGAACAAAAACTTTGTGCCCAGCTTCCAACCGTTACGTTACAACTATGTTAACGAATTCGGTTCTGATACTGCGTATGTGAATGACGTTTGGAAAGGTATTGCAGCCAGTGTTGGTGAAAACACATTGATTAATGGTAACTTCAGGTCGCCCTTTACTACGGATTGGATTCTTGTTAGACAATATGGTGGTCGAGCAGATACATCCATTATCAAGGAAAAAGGTGATCAACGCATTATGATGGTAGACGTGGTCGCTGGTGGCGACAGCTCCTTCAGTGTACAGCTTCTGCAGGAAAATGTAGCCCTCATTGCAGGCGTTCAGTATCAATGCATATTTACCATCTGGTCCGATGTGGAAGGTGAAATTACGGCTCGTATAGGTTCCTACGACACCTATAAGACTGTTGGTTTCTCTGAACACGTGAAAGTCGGCAAGATCGGTTCGGGTACTGAATCTAAGGCCTTTACGTTTACTCCTGAAGTGACGGACCCCTTTGCTCGATTTGAGTTGAACTTGGGCAAAAAAGAACGCAAGTTCTGGATCAAGGATGTGAAGGTGCTTAGGCTCACGAAATAA
- a CDS encoding TIGR02147 family protein, whose amino-acid sequence MENEEVRKLVEPDVLQYTNYRVYLRDYYEYKKKTVSAFSLRFFAEKAGLSSHAHLKLAIDGKRNITKNTVTKLIHGLGLENQRAAYFESLVFFNQAQTDEDKKIYYAQLIKASPRSKLHKMDKAQLRIFKEWHHSAILEMVGLKDFRPIPEQISKRLRGLVTPSQVTESLNLLLEMGLLVKTANGYRQSNPLITTDDEVQDMMVKLYHFQMLKLSSTMLSELPGEERDISALTFGIKRSDFVNLKKHLQLMRKELLDFSAKAGEAEEVVQINLQLFPLTRGV is encoded by the coding sequence ATGGAAAATGAAGAAGTGAGAAAACTTGTAGAACCCGATGTGTTGCAGTACACGAACTACCGTGTATATCTGAGGGACTACTACGAATACAAAAAGAAGACGGTGTCCGCCTTCAGTTTGCGATTCTTTGCCGAAAAGGCCGGGCTTTCTAGTCATGCCCATTTGAAACTTGCTATCGACGGCAAGCGCAACATTACCAAGAACACCGTGACCAAGTTGATTCATGGTCTCGGCCTCGAAAATCAGCGTGCCGCTTACTTTGAAAGCTTGGTGTTCTTCAATCAGGCTCAGACCGATGAAGACAAGAAGATTTACTACGCACAGTTGATCAAGGCTAGCCCCCGTTCCAAGCTTCATAAGATGGACAAGGCTCAGCTTCGTATTTTTAAGGAATGGCATCATTCTGCAATTCTTGAGATGGTGGGGCTCAAGGATTTCCGACCCATTCCGGAACAGATTTCCAAGCGCCTTCGCGGCCTAGTGACTCCGTCTCAGGTAACAGAATCCTTGAACCTGCTGTTGGAGATGGGTCTTTTGGTGAAAACCGCCAACGGTTATCGCCAAAGCAACCCGCTTATTACTACTGATGACGAAGTCCAGGACATGATGGTCAAGCTTTACCATTTCCAGATGTTGAAGCTTTCTTCCACAATGTTGTCTGAACTTCCTGGCGAGGAAAGGGACATTTCTGCCCTTACTTTTGGAATTAAGCGCTCAGATTTCGTCAATTTGAAAAAACATCTACAACTAATGCGAAAAGAACTACTAGATTTCTCTGCAAAAGCAGGAGAAGCTGAAGAAGTTGTTCAAATCAACTTGCAGCTGTTCCCTCTTACCCGAGGAGTGTGA
- a CDS encoding GNAT family N-acetyltransferase gives MMQELMDNFEDEFTQAFSTVTLRGDRVTLIGLCEHDSEGNDGPMSAAAVFRLVQESEDFLAEHLPWVRGVSQADIAKRIRSWVFAEQYGQGGCWGIFENSPEAAPEPRNLAGFIMLEVNVKNHSANVSYWLSKKYAGRGLASEALALLSRFSFDTLNLNRLELSASVYNPKSAAVAIRCGFQEEGVSRDFERINGIFVDHRRFSKLSRDV, from the coding sequence ATGATGCAGGAACTTATGGACAACTTTGAAGACGAATTCACCCAGGCTTTTTCCACGGTTACCTTGAGGGGCGACCGCGTTACCCTCATTGGCTTGTGCGAGCACGATTCCGAGGGAAACGACGGTCCCATGTCGGCTGCAGCAGTATTTCGTCTTGTCCAAGAATCTGAAGACTTTCTGGCGGAACATCTACCTTGGGTGCGTGGAGTCTCTCAGGCTGATATCGCCAAGCGTATTCGCAGCTGGGTATTTGCGGAGCAGTACGGCCAGGGTGGATGCTGGGGAATCTTTGAAAACAGCCCTGAGGCCGCTCCAGAACCTCGAAATCTTGCCGGCTTCATTATGCTGGAAGTCAACGTCAAGAACCATTCCGCAAACGTAAGCTATTGGCTGTCAAAGAAATACGCCGGCCGCGGACTTGCCTCCGAGGCTTTGGCTCTGCTCTCGCGTTTCTCCTTTGACACGTTGAATCTGAATCGTCTGGAACTTTCTGCCTCTGTGTACAACCCCAAAAGTGCTGCCGTTGCAATCCGCTGTGGTTTCCAGGAAGAGGGCGTAAGTCGCGATTTTGAGCGAATAAACGGCATTTTTGTAGATCATCGCCGCTTTTCCAAGCTTTCTCGGGATGTTTAG
- the pheS gene encoding phenylalanine--tRNA ligase subunit alpha: MSEAINKVKQAFEAELAQTDLISQEAVNNLRVKFLGKKGLVTDLMKQMGSLLAEERPAFGKLVNELKVAVSEKIEKAIETANQAALQKKLESGNVDVSLPGAGIGAGSTHPLYDVREEIIDFFSQMGFEVDFGRDIETDWYNFEALNTPPDHPSRDMQDTFYVDDKVMLRTHTSGTQIHYMETHKPPFRMIAPGHVFRVDNDATHAPMFQQCEGLVVDENISFADLKGVLQVFMNKLFGEGVKTRFRPSFFPFTEPSAEMDVSCVFCGGEGCRRCKGTGWMEIGGCGSVDPNVFKNCGIDGEKYTGFAFGFGLDRIAMLRHAIPEIGLLTGNDQRFLDQF; the protein is encoded by the coding sequence ATGAGTGAAGCTATTAATAAAGTCAAGCAGGCCTTTGAAGCAGAACTTGCTCAAACGGACCTCATCAGCCAAGAAGCCGTCAACAACCTCCGCGTGAAGTTCCTGGGCAAGAAGGGTCTCGTTACCGACCTCATGAAGCAGATGGGCTCTCTTCTCGCAGAAGAACGTCCGGCATTCGGCAAGCTCGTCAACGAACTTAAGGTGGCCGTTTCCGAAAAGATCGAAAAGGCTATCGAAACTGCAAACCAGGCCGCCCTCCAGAAGAAGCTGGAAAGCGGCAACGTCGACGTCTCCCTCCCCGGCGCAGGCATCGGTGCTGGTTCCACCCACCCGCTTTACGACGTTCGCGAAGAAATCATCGACTTCTTCAGCCAGATGGGCTTTGAAGTGGACTTCGGCCGCGACATCGAAACCGACTGGTACAACTTCGAAGCATTGAACACCCCGCCCGACCACCCGTCCCGCGACATGCAGGACACCTTCTACGTGGACGACAAGGTGATGCTCCGTACCCACACCAGCGGTACCCAGATCCATTACATGGAAACCCACAAGCCGCCTTTCCGCATGATCGCTCCGGGCCACGTGTTCCGCGTTGATAACGACGCTACCCACGCTCCCATGTTCCAGCAGTGCGAAGGTCTCGTGGTTGATGAAAACATTTCCTTCGCTGACTTGAAGGGTGTTCTCCAGGTATTCATGAACAAGCTCTTTGGCGAAGGCGTCAAGACTCGTTTCCGCCCCAGCTTCTTCCCCTTCACGGAACCTTCCGCAGAAATGGATGTGAGCTGCGTATTCTGCGGCGGTGAAGGTTGCCGTCGCTGCAAGGGCACCGGTTGGATGGAAATCGGTGGCTGCGGCTCCGTGGACCCCAACGTGTTCAAGAACTGCGGTATCGACGGTGAAAAGTATACTGGTTTCGCATTCGGCTTCGGTCTGGACCGTATCGCCATGCTCCGTCATGCTATTCCGGAAATCGGCCTCCTGACCGGCAACGACCAGCGTTTCCTCGACCAGTTCTAA
- a CDS encoding mannose-1-phosphate guanylyltransferase/mannose-6-phosphate isomerase: MINLILCGGNGTRLWPVSRSLMPKQFAPLFDGQSLFRKTVVTNSAVCDAQFIVSNADQFFLAKDQLEAEGKKGSKFLLEPVGRNTAPAIALACLTLDPEEIVLVSPSDHVIRKKDEYKKVLLRAQELAKEGNLVTFGITPTSPETGYGYIEAEGENVKRFVEKPDRATAEKYLLAGNFYWNSGIFCFKAKTFLSELQKHSPDILEASKKALANTAAAEAGEPIRIAMDDMKAIPSNSIDYAVMEKSDKVKVVPSDIGWSDLGSFDSLYGEYPHDENGNNVNPRHIAVGSKNSLVMGSQRAIATIDLDKMLIVDTPDALLVAPLSSSQKVKQVVEELKVRGSDLISVPQTVNRPWGTYSVLESTDRYKMKRIVVKPGKRLSLQKHLHRSEHWVVVSGTATVTVGDRVFYVRSNESTYIPVGTAHRLQNEGKLPLVIVEVQVGEYTGEDDIIRMEDDFHRN; encoded by the coding sequence ATGATTAACTTGATTCTCTGTGGTGGTAACGGAACTCGCCTTTGGCCTGTGAGCCGTTCCCTTATGCCCAAACAGTTTGCTCCTCTCTTCGACGGACAGTCCCTGTTCCGCAAGACCGTGGTGACCAACTCTGCAGTTTGCGATGCCCAGTTCATCGTCAGCAACGCAGACCAGTTCTTCCTTGCCAAGGACCAGCTTGAAGCTGAAGGCAAGAAGGGCAGCAAGTTCCTTCTGGAACCGGTGGGCCGCAATACCGCTCCCGCAATTGCTCTCGCATGCTTGACTTTGGACCCGGAAGAAATCGTCCTGGTTTCTCCGTCCGATCACGTAATCCGCAAGAAGGACGAATACAAGAAGGTCCTTCTCCGCGCCCAGGAACTTGCCAAGGAAGGCAACCTGGTGACTTTCGGCATCACTCCGACCAGCCCGGAAACTGGCTACGGCTATATCGAAGCCGAGGGCGAAAACGTGAAGCGCTTTGTAGAAAAGCCGGACCGCGCCACTGCTGAAAAGTACTTGCTCGCCGGCAACTTCTACTGGAACTCCGGTATCTTCTGCTTCAAGGCAAAGACCTTCCTTTCCGAATTGCAGAAGCATTCTCCGGACATTTTGGAAGCGTCTAAGAAGGCTCTCGCCAACACTGCTGCTGCAGAAGCCGGCGAACCGATCCGCATTGCCATGGATGACATGAAGGCCATTCCTTCCAACTCCATCGACTACGCCGTGATGGAAAAGTCCGACAAGGTGAAGGTTGTGCCCAGCGATATCGGTTGGAGCGACCTGGGTTCCTTCGACAGCCTCTATGGCGAATATCCTCACGACGAAAACGGCAACAACGTGAACCCCCGCCACATTGCAGTGGGCTCCAAGAACTCTCTCGTCATGGGTTCCCAGCGTGCTATCGCAACCATCGACCTGGACAAGATGCTCATTGTCGATACTCCGGATGCTCTCCTCGTTGCTCCCCTCAGCAGCAGCCAGAAGGTCAAGCAGGTGGTCGAAGAATTGAAGGTCCGCGGCTCCGACCTCATCAGCGTTCCGCAGACCGTGAATCGCCCCTGGGGTACCTACTCTGTTTTGGAATCCACCGACCGCTACAAGATGAAGCGTATCGTGGTGAAGCCGGGCAAGCGCCTCTCCCTGCAGAAGCATTTGCACCGTTCCGAACACTGGGTCGTTGTCAGCGGTACCGCAACGGTGACCGTGGGCGATCGCGTGTTCTACGTACGTTCCAACGAATCCACCTACATTCCGGTTGGCACTGCACATCGTTTGCAGAACGAAGGTAAGCTTCCGCTGGTTATCGTTGAAGTCCAGGTGGGTGAGTACACCGGCGAAGATGACATCATCCGTATGGAAGATGACTTCCACCGTAACTAA